The Nitrospira sp. CR1.1 genomic sequence AAAAATGCGGAGTTCGACGAGTGATAATTATCTGACGACAGGCATCGCCTATGCGTGGCATCCGCACCGCGATACCTGGTATTCGGCCCCGATGTTTCAGATAAACTGGTGGATTCCCATTTATGATATTCAAGCCGATAACGCCATGGCTTTTCATCCACGCTATTGGAACGTACCTGTTCCGAATACATCGAACGGATACAATTATTACTTGTGGAATCAGCAGCATCGCGGCGGACATGTCTCCCAATTCATTAAACAAGATCCTCGACCCCTCCCACGTCCTTCTGAAGCGCTGGAACTAAATCCCCAAGTTCGGCTAATCGTTCCGGCCGGGGGTATCATTCTGTTCTCTGCCGCTCAAATGCACTCCAGTGTGCCTAATACGTCCGGGAGGACCAGGTTCAGCATCGATTTCCGATGTGTGAATACAGATGATGCCATGGCTAAACGTGGCGCTCCTCGAGTCGATGAAGCTTGCACGGGGACCACAATGCGGGACTACCTTCGCGGGACGGATCTTTCACATATCCCCGATGAGATTGTTGCGTTATACGATGATGAAACGGGGCGGTCGGGAGAATTGATTTACGCTCCAAAGGGATTGTAATGACCCAAACCGAGGAGGCTTGGCTCACGACAGACTTCGATGGCGAGGCCCGACTGCGGATCCGGATCATTGACCTGGTCCGCGAGTATGGCCGCTACGAGTATCGGCGGATCACTGCCCTGTTATGCCAGGAGAGATGACGGGTGAATCACAAACGTGTGGAGTGGATTTGTCGGCAGGAGGGATTAACGGTGCCGCAACAATAACCTACGCGAGGGCGGCTCTGGTTCGCCGATGGCTCCTGTATCCGACGGCGGGGGGAGTATCCGAACCAGGTCTGGTCGTATGATTTCGTGAGTGGTACGAGCAGCTCGCTGTCGCGCCGCTGTGTATCGCGCCAGGCAGTCCGTGGGAGAACGGCTATGTGGAGTCCTTCAGCGAGAAGTCGCGGGATGAGTTGCTGAACGGAGAACCGTTTGACACGTTGTACGAGGCTCTGGTGATCGTGGAACGGTGCCGTCAACGCGACAACACGCAGCGACCGCACGGTGCGCTGGGGTATCGGCCACCTGCCCCAGAGTCCCGCACCTTCTCGCCGATCAGTTTGTCGGCGTGAAAGAACTTGAATGGTGGCCGAAGGGCTGAGGGTAGGTCAAAATTGACCCAAAATTGAGAACCTTCCTCGATGACGCGGTGGCGAAAGCTGTGGCGCCGGTCTCCCTCGAAAAAGTCTTCAAATTGCAGCACTTTCGTCAGGTGTTGCAATTATTCTATGACCGGCGTGAGGCTGAGCAAGGGTTGCCGGCAGAGTTGATGGAATATGTGTGTCCTACAGGTGCATCGTCTGCGCCAGAGGACCTTCAGCTATTCGAGAATATCCTGGCTACGGCTCAGGCTAGGGCGAGTACGTGGAATGGACAGGTGGTGTTTGTCTATTTGCCAAGAGACGGCGAGCCAGGATTGTGACAAGGTGCTCAGCATTGTCGATCGTCTCCACCGGCCGTTAGTCGACATGCACCCTCTTTTGGGCGGGCAGTCTGATCCCTTGGCGTTTTTTCCAATTCGACGCTATGCGCACTATAACGAAGTCGGCCACAAATTATTCAGCGAAGAAGTGATTCGACGGCTAGCAACACTGTAGGCGCGAAGATGCAGTTGTCTAATGCCGGTACTGTGTATCGGGCGAACAGCGGTCAGATTCTTCCGGGCTCGTAAGACGTACGAATCGTTAGATTCACCAATGCGAGTTGAATGGACAGAATGAGATGGTGCAAGTGGCGAAGAAAAAAGTAGCTGTGGTCGTTCCGATGCATAATCGAAGCCCCCTGACGGACGACGAGGAGATTTCGTTTCGGCATCTCACGCGCTACCTGGCTTCCTATGACAAGTACCTCGTGGTCCCGGAGAATCTTCAGGTGAATTTGCCTGGCTGCGGCCTGAAGCGATTTGGGGCGGAGTTTTTCGGCAGTGCCGCCAATACGCGCCTGTTGCTGTCGGAGCATTTTTATCGTTCCTTCAGTGAATACCAATACATTCTGATCTATCATCTCGACGCGCTGGTCTTTTCTGATCAACTCACTACCCGGTGTGACGTGGGGCTGAACTATATCGGCCGCCATAGATTTCTTGTGCCGACAACACATGGGTAAAGAAGTCGCGAGTCGGAAATGGTGGCTTGTCACTTCGGAATGTCGAAAATTTTCTTAAGGTGTTTCAATCCGATGTGTATTGGGTGGACTAGGAGGAATATCGGCGGGACAAATATGCGGGTAAGCCAGCGTACCTAAGTGGTTACATGCACCCAAACGTCTGATGAAGCGTCTATCGCTATTCAATAACGCCAGCCTGGAGATGGTTCAGGGTATCTCCGACCTGACGGGACGAAAAATGAAGATCATTTTTGGTCCGATCGCGCGACGCATTATGCGCCGGATTTTAAGGTTGCCTCAGTCGAAGTCGGTCTGCGCTTTGCGTTCGAAGTGGCGCCGCGGTTCTGTTACGACATGAATCACCGTCAGTTGCCATTTGGTTGTCACGCCTGGCCCCGATATGATCGGGGATGTTGGGCGCCCCATCTGCTTGCTTCCTGAGCCGACGAAGGATGTTCCGAAGAAAGTGCCAATAATGATAATGAGCTTGAGCGAATCCAGCATATTGCAGACAATAGAGCCTGGAACCAGCGTGTCGCGGGAGAAATGGACGACAACAGAGTAGTTATGTCCTCACGGTGATCGTAGCGTGGCTGGTGACTCTGGCGGCTTGTTGAAGAAACGAGACGGTATACGACTTCAAGACTATTACTTTGTCCAGCCCATAAAATGGTATCGGCTTGGTTCAAGGACTATTCCGACATTGGTTTGAGCCTAGGGAGGGAATGGGTACATCATGAAACGAATGCTTGTCACGGGTTCATCCGGCCTCATCGGGTCTGAGGTGTGCGCTTATTTTCATGGTCAAGGCTGGATGATCCACGGCGTAGACAATAACACTCGAGCGACGTTTTTCGGACTGCAAGGTGATACGCGTTGGAATCAACATCGATTGCAGGCTGATTTGAAGAACTTTCGTCATCATGAGTTGGATATTCGTGACCGTCAAGGAGTGCTGGCACTCATTCAGGAGCTCAGGCCGGATGCCATTGTGCATACGGCAGCGCAGCCTTCGCATGATCTGGCCGCGAAGATTCCGTTTGATGATTTCGATACGAACGCTGTGGGAACGATCAATCTCCTTGAAGCGACCAGGCTGCATACTCCCGGCACGGTATTCGTGCATATGTCGACGAATAAGGTGTACGGGGATGCCCCCAATGAGCTGTCTCTCACAGAGCAGGCAAAACGATGGGACTATGCCTCTCCCAATGATTTCGACGGAATTACCGAACATATGCGGATTGACCAATCCAAGCACTCTCTTTTTGGTGCCTCAAAAGTAGCGGCGGATATCATGGTGCAAGAATATGGGCG encodes the following:
- a CDS encoding NAD-dependent epimerase/dehydratase family protein, which produces MKRMLVTGSSGLIGSEVCAYFHGQGWMIHGVDNNTRATFFGLQGDTRWNQHRLQADLKNFRHHELDIRDRQGVLALIQELRPDAIVHTAAQPSHDLAAKIPFDDFDTNAVGTINLLEATRLHTPGTVFVHMSTNKVYGDAPNELSLTEQAKRWDYASPNDFDGITEHMRIDQSKHSLFGASKVAADIMVQEYGRYFGMKTCCLRGGCLTGPNHSGVELHGFLSYLVKCNLEGKKYSVFGYKGKQVRDNIHSLDVARFIHAFIENPRTGEVYNLGGGRGNSCSILEAFEMIEAVSGKKMIYEYVEKNREGDHICYISNLKKMTAHYPTWGITKTLKHIFEEIHQSWLRRTATMNASH
- a CDS encoding transposase; translated protein: MCIAPGSPWENGYVESFSEKSRDELLNGEPFDTLYEALVIVERCRQRDNTQRPHGALGYRPPAPESRTFSPISLSA